The DNA region GGCTCATCTTTAAAAAAAGTCTATACGCCTAATCCTGAAATTGTAATGTTAGCCCAAGACGATAAGGAATTGTTTAGAATATTAAGTGAAGCAGATTTAGTTTTAGCAGATGGAATTGGAGTAATTATAGCTTCAAAAATAAGGGGATTAGAGCTTAAAAATAGGGTTACTGGTGTAGACACTATGGATAGATTATTAAAATATTGTGGACAAACTGGAAAATCTATCTTTATCTTTGGGGGTAAACCAGGTATAGCTGAAATAGCTTGTAAAAATATAGAAAGTCAATATAAAGGTGTAAAAATTGCAGGATATCATCATGGTTATATTACCGATAATGATCAAGATGAAATAATAAATAAAATTAATGGAGTAAAGCCTGATGTTTTATTTGTCTGTCTTGGTGCACCTAAACAGGAAAAGTGGATAGATAAGAATAAGGATAGATTAAATTGTTCTTTAGCTATGGGTGTAGGTGGAAGTGTGGATGTATATGCTGGTGTTGCTAAAAGAGCTCCTATAGCCTTTCAAAAGCTTGGTCTAGAATGGTTCTATAGACTATTAAAAGAGCCTTGGAGATTTAAGAGAATGCTAATTTTACCTAAATTTTTAATAAAGTTTATTGTTACAAAATAATTGTGATAAGTATATATTAAAATAATAGCAATTAATATGGCCTTTATGAATTATTAGATTAGGGTATATATTAGAGGAGATATGGTTTATGAAAAATAAAAAATATAGTACCTTTATTGAATATGTAGGTATAACCGTTGGTTGTGCTTTAATGGCAGTAGGAATAGTTTTTTTCCTTCAACCAAATACAATAGCACCTGGAGGAGTAACGGGAATTGGAGTTGTCGTACAAAAGCTAATAGGGGTGCCGATTGATGTAACTAACCTGGTTATTAACATTCCCCTATTTATTTCAGGAGTAATTTTACTCGGTGGTGCATTTGGTATGAAAACTGCATACGCGACAGTTATGCTTTCTGGATTTATAAGGTTTTTTATTATTATGTCGGGGGATAGTCATGTAGTAACTAATGATCTATTACTATCTGCTATATATGGTGGAGTAATTATGGGAGCAGGAATTGGCTTGGTATTTAGGTCTGGTGGAACAACAGGAGGTACTGACTTAGCAGGTGCAATATTAAATAAATATTTCCCTAACCTTAGCATAGCAAAGTTAATGATGATTTTGGACCTAATGGTCGTTGTAGCAGCAGGACTTGTTGTAAAAAATGTAGAAATATCTTTATACTCTATTATAGCTTTATATATACTGGTGCAAATGGCAGATTTTATAGTAGAAGGATTAAGTTACTCAAAGGCATTTTACATTATTTCGAACCATTCTGATAAAATTGGTAAAAAAATAAATTCTGAGTTAGATAGAGGAGTTACTGCACTACAGGGAAGAGGTTTTTACACTGGAGCAGAAAAAGATGTTCTTTTATGTGTAGTCAATCGTGCTCAAGTAGCAAAGTTAAAAAAGCTTGTTTATGAAATAGATGAAAAAGCCTTTATAATGGTAACTACAATTCATGAAGTGCTAGGCGAAGGCTTTAAAGAAGTAAAAAAATAAAATTTGTTCGTTAGCACTTCACAAATTTTATATCGCACTCAATTCTAAGCTTTACTTAGAATTTCAAGTGCTCAAAATAAAGAATAAAAAAGTAGGAGGAGAGTAATTTGGGCAAAAGTATACAAGAACTGAAACAAATAGCTAATGATATTAGAAAAGATATCATTGAAATGCTTGCAGAGTCAGGCTCAGGGCATCCAGGAGGATCTCTTTCAGCAACAGATATTTTAACTGTATTATATTTTAATGAGATGAACGTTGATCCTAATAACTCAAAATGGGAAGATAGAGACCGTTTTGTACTATCTAAGGGACACGCCGCACCAGTGCTTTATGCTACATTAGCAAAGAAAGGATTTTTTCCTAAGGAAGAGCTAATGAAGCTTAGAAAAATAGATGCTATGCTTCAAGGTCACCCTGATATGAAGGGAACACCAGGAGTTGATATGTCTACAGGCTCCTTAGGCCAAGGCTTCTCAGCATCATGTGGTATGGCAATGGCTGCGAAAATAGATAAAAAAGATTATAGAGTATATACGCTTCTAGGAGATGGAGAGCTTCAAGAAGGACTTGTTTGGGAGGCAGCTATGCTAGCGGCTCACTATAAGCTAGATAATTTAACTGCAATTATAGACTATAATGGTCTTCAAATAGATGGAAAAACTGATGAAGTTCTTTCAGTCAATCCTGTTACTGATAAGTTTAAGGCTTTTGGATGGAATGTCATGGAGATGGATGGACATTCCATTGAAGAGATAATTGAATCTATTGCAAAGGCTAAGGAAATAAAGGATGCTCCAACGGTTATTGTAGCTAAAACAATAAAAGGTAAGGGAGTTTCATTTATGGAAGATAAGGCAGAATGGCATGGAAATGCTCCTAAAGAAGATCAGAAAGTACAGGCTTTAAAGGAACTTGGAGGTGAAATATAATGACTAAAATGATTGCTACTCGTGATGCTTACGGTGAAGCTTTAATAGAGATCGGAAAAGACAATGAAAATGTTGTTGTATTGGACGCAGACCTTTCTAAATCAACTAAAACCCATGGTTTTGGACAAGAGTTTCCTAATAGATTTATTAATGTTGGAATTGCAGAACAAAATCTTATAGGAACTGCTGCTGGATTGGCTGCAGCAGGTAAAATTCCTTTTGCTAGTACCTTTGCAATGTTTGCCACTGGCCGTGCATTTGAAGTTATTAGAAACTCTGTAGGTTATCCAAAGTTAAATGTAAAAATTTGTGCAACTCATTCAGGTATAACAGTGGGAGAGGATGGAGCTTCTCATCAGGCATTAGAGGATATTTCTTGTATGAGAACCATCCCAAATATGACTGTAATTGTACCAGCAGATGGAGTAGAAACAAAGGCTGCTATTCATGCAATTTCTAAGATGGAAGGACCAGTATATGTTAGATTAGGGAGACTAGCTGTACCTACTATCAATGATGAAGCATCTTATGAGTTTAAAATAGGTAAGGGTGTAACACTAAAAGAAGGTACTGATGTAACTATAATAGCAACGGGGTTAATGGTTAGTGAGGCTCTAGAGGCCGCTAAAGAGTTGGAAACAAAAGGAATTAATGCAAGGGTAATTAATATTCATACAATTAAGCCTTTAGATAATGAAATTGTTATTAA from Alkaliphilus flagellatus includes:
- a CDS encoding WecB/TagA/CpsF family glycosyltransferase, with the translated sequence MRKQESILGVKFDIVNEDEALEKLVEFVEEGSSLKKVYTPNPEIVMLAQDDKELFRILSEADLVLADGIGVIIASKIRGLELKNRVTGVDTMDRLLKYCGQTGKSIFIFGGKPGIAEIACKNIESQYKGVKIAGYHHGYITDNDQDEIINKINGVKPDVLFVCLGAPKQEKWIDKNKDRLNCSLAMGVGGSVDVYAGVAKRAPIAFQKLGLEWFYRLLKEPWRFKRMLILPKFLIKFIVTK
- a CDS encoding YitT family protein; protein product: MKNKKYSTFIEYVGITVGCALMAVGIVFFLQPNTIAPGGVTGIGVVVQKLIGVPIDVTNLVINIPLFISGVILLGGAFGMKTAYATVMLSGFIRFFIIMSGDSHVVTNDLLLSAIYGGVIMGAGIGLVFRSGGTTGGTDLAGAILNKYFPNLSIAKLMMILDLMVVVAAGLVVKNVEISLYSIIALYILVQMADFIVEGLSYSKAFYIISNHSDKIGKKINSELDRGVTALQGRGFYTGAEKDVLLCVVNRAQVAKLKKLVYEIDEKAFIMVTTIHEVLGEGFKEVKK
- a CDS encoding transketolase → MGKSIQELKQIANDIRKDIIEMLAESGSGHPGGSLSATDILTVLYFNEMNVDPNNSKWEDRDRFVLSKGHAAPVLYATLAKKGFFPKEELMKLRKIDAMLQGHPDMKGTPGVDMSTGSLGQGFSASCGMAMAAKIDKKDYRVYTLLGDGELQEGLVWEAAMLAAHYKLDNLTAIIDYNGLQIDGKTDEVLSVNPVTDKFKAFGWNVMEMDGHSIEEIIESIAKAKEIKDAPTVIVAKTIKGKGVSFMEDKAEWHGNAPKEDQKVQALKELGGEI
- a CDS encoding transketolase family protein produces the protein MTKMIATRDAYGEALIEIGKDNENVVVLDADLSKSTKTHGFGQEFPNRFINVGIAEQNLIGTAAGLAAAGKIPFASTFAMFATGRAFEVIRNSVGYPKLNVKICATHSGITVGEDGASHQALEDISCMRTIPNMTVIVPADGVETKAAIHAISKMEGPVYVRLGRLAVPTINDEASYEFKIGKGVTLKEGTDVTIIATGLMVSEALEAAKELETKGINARVINIHTIKPLDNEIVIKAAKETGAIVTAEEHNIIGGLGSAVAEVISESYPVLLKRVGTKDTFGESGKPADLMKKYELTKDNIIDAVVDVVKKKQ